A window of Hordeum vulgare subsp. vulgare chromosome 5H, MorexV3_pseudomolecules_assembly, whole genome shotgun sequence genomic DNA:
CCCGATACTGTGCGTCAACAACTGCGGCTTCTTTGGCAACCGGATGACAGAGAACATGTGCTCAAAGTGTTACCGAGACACTGCCAAGGCCAAGAGGATGGCCACTCTAGTCGAGAACaaaactgctgctgctgttgcatcGTCACCCACACCATTGGTGGCAGAGATGAAGGATGAAGCATCTGGCTCAGCCAAAGAAGGCAAGCAAGTAGCCGAGGAGGAGGCGCCCAAGCCACCGAGCAACCGCTGCCTGTCGTGCCGGAAGAAGGTCGGGCTAACGGGGTTCAAGTGTCGCTGCGGAGACACCTTCTGCTCGATGCACCGGTACGCCGACGCGCACGATTGCAAGTTCGACTACAAGCAGGCCGGCAGGGAGCAGATCGCCCAGCAGAACCCCGTCGTCAAGGCTGACAAGGTCACCAGATTCTGATGGAGGTTCTGCTGAAGGAGCCATGCTCGTTTATATTTCCtcaatggtgatgatgatgctTGGTCCGTCAGGTTTACTTCAGAATTGTGTGTCTACCATCCTCCTGGGAGTGTACTTCGCCGATGAACCGCCTTGGACAAACACCACCAACCCATGTCCGTCCGAAGGGCCATCAACGGGCCATTGCACCGAGTTGGCGACGCCTTCAAGGGCTGTATAATGTTGGTGTTTGTGTGGCAACATTCATTGGCACAGGTGCATTTCTGTTTatttacatatatatgaataatgtGAATGTAAATATTTGTCCTTAACAGCATGCAGTCCAACTGATTTATCTATCATGCTCAAGGCTTGGCAGGTTTCCATGGTCACCTGTTTTAGTGTAAATCATTGTGCATTTCCGTGTGTTATGTGTTCAAATCAGCAATACTTGGTGCGTTTTATACTGCTGAAAAGATCCACTAGAACACTGTCAGAGTAAAATAATATGCCGGGTGTGGTGTTCGTCTGTTGAGGGTGATGCAGATACGTACAAGCAGAGTGTCAATGCCTCCACTTCAGTGCTTGTATAAAAGTGCAGTAGAACTTATCCAAGGTGTCTGATTTGATTGTTTTTCAACAGATTACATACTACGTGCTTATTGATCAGTACAAGTACAATGATATAATCTCCATTCTTCTGGAGTATACTCCCTCCGATAAATAAATTAATATAAAAGCATTCAGAACACTATTTTAGTAATccaaatgcttttatattagtttaagaGGGAGTATCATAGCATTTTAGTATTGATCAACAACAGAGCTGAAAATAGCAGCAGATAATGGACCTCCACATGGCTGGTTGCGTCCTATTGAGAAACTAGTTAACGGGTCACCTCACACTACCTGCATTGGAAgcatttattttcttcttttttgccGACCTGCATTGAAAGAAaagttgtgcatctagaccatgtTATGCTGGATCAAGATTCATGTGCTGCAGTACTATTATTGCCAACCAAATCCTGCTCACTTTGTATATGCTCCATGGCCATGCGGTGAGATCTGGGGCTCTGAATCAACCGCATTCAGTCCTCGATCTCTGGTATTCTTGTAGGAGTATCAGCAAGCAGTACAGCACATCAAGTTTTTCTGATGCCATGTGAAATATCACTGGATCATTGGATCTGAGATTCTGAATGAAACTGTACACCATAGTCATCAAGCACATCAGGTGTTTGAATATCTGTGAAATGCCATCTGAACATATATCCTCAGGTATATATGCCTCCAGTACAAAGACTCGTACTGAAATACTGCTAGTAACTACTGCAGATCCAAAAAATATACGAGGCAACAAATGATCAACTGATGTAAAACAAGTAACTCTGTTGCATTCCCTAATGCGAGATCAAGAGCTGGGCCAGAGCCAGCACGAGCAGAGCGGCGGCGCCGAGCGGCCCGGCGCGCGTCCGCCGGCGGCCACCCGACGTCGAGGAGGCGGCGATCTGTATGGGGAAGTTgcaggcggcggtggaggggtcgGTCTGCGTGGGCACGGCGAGCGCCTGGAAGTCGCAGGCCTCGTCCTTCTGGTTCTGCACCTGGAAGTACATGTTGAAGGCGTAAGAGGCGTTGCCATTGACGTCCATGCCGTAGCAGGTGGAGCCGAGGCCGAGCGCGGTGCAGTCGGCGAAGGTGCAGGCGTAGTTCACGTTCTCCACCAGCTTGCTCTTGTCCTCGGCGTTGGGGTTGTACACGCACCACGTCCTGGGCAGGTACTTCACGCCCTTGGCCGGCACCAGCATCGTGTTCTGCCCTTTCCCGGTGAGGTCCATGGGGAACTTTGGCTGGCCGTCGAAGCGGAGGACGCCCCAGTGCCGCTCGAACGCGCCCGGCGCCACGCTCTTGACGTCCTCGTCCAGGAGCCCGAACAGGTACACCTCCATGTACTGCGCGGGCCGGAGCGGCGTGCCGGTGTTGGACGCCAGCCGCGGCAGCAGGCCGTCGTAGAAGCGCTTGGCGAGTGCGTTGTTGGCGTGCTTGTCGCCGTCCGTCGGCCAGCCGACCTCGCCGATGATGATGGGCAGGTCGCCGTGGCCGACGGCGGCCAGCGCGGACACCAGCGTGTCGAAGTTGGCGTCGAACACGTTGGTGTACGTGTTGACGCCGTCGACCACCGGCGTTGCGAGGCCGTCGAAGAAGGCGAAGTCGACGGGGAAGTCGGCGCTGAGGTAGAGGCTGAGGTAGGGGTAGATGTTGACGGTGAATGGCGCGCTGTTGTTGGCCAGGAACTGCACCATCTGCGTCATGAGCTGGGTGACGTCCGTCCGGAACCGGCCCGCCGACGGCACCGGGTTGGCCGAGGGCGAGTTGTAGACGTCGGCGTTGAGCGGCACTGTGGCCTTGATCTCGCTGAATCCGGCGTCGTTGAGCGCGTTCTGGATGTTCTGCAGCGCCGGGAAGGTGACCTTGTCGAAGGTGCCGTTGTAGGACGCCAGAAAGGGTTCATTGCCCACGGCCACATATCTGCGAACAACACAATCACACAGGTCATACAACCGCGGCGGGCGCTATGAACGGGAAAGAGCGAGAGGAAGGGGATTGTACTCAAGTCAAGACTTACTTGATGTTGACGCCGCCGTCGAAATGGTAACGGGAGATGTTGTGGCGCACCCACTCCCTGGCGTTATCCTTTTCGTTCATGAGGTCGAGCAGGTTGTTTGGGATGGCGACCATGACCTCGATATCGGTGCCGGCGAGCGCGCTGAGGGTGGCCTGGTCGGCATCGAAGAGCTTGACCTTCTTGATGCCGTTGTCCTTTAGCATCTGCACGACGATCCTGGGCGAGAGCGGGTGCGTGGCCTGCGTGCCCCAGTTCATCCCCAGCGCGTCCGCCGCCGGGGGGAGCACGgcggccaccgccaccgccgccagcACACAAAGCCACGCGCCCAGATTCGCCGCCATTGGGCCTCTCACAAACGGCGAACTGACGAAAGATTAAAGATCTCCCGTCGCGACGGGTTGGGAATCAGGACCAGGGGAAGCTCCGAGATTTGCCGATCCGAAGGGAGGCGGGAATCGAATCGGTCGAACAGGGGACACCCGGGACAATGCCGGCGAAGGGAGTATAAATCGGAGGGCGGAGTGAAAGAGCTTCAAGAAACGGCAATGGGGGATTGCGCACGAAACCGAAAACTAGACACGGTTTCTTCTCGGCCTGGGATTTCCTATCCGATCGATCCTGTGGTGACACCAACAGCTCGGGGAGAAAGGGATAGGGTGGGGGGCGAGAGTCGCATGTGAATGCCGGAAATTCCTTCCCGGAGCCAAAAAGGCAAGAAACGAAACAGAGGAAGGAAGGGGAGATCGAAAAGATTGGGGGAAAAGGGTGGATGCTTTTGAACTGAGAGCGACTCGGAGTCGAGGCAACGCCGGCCGGGGACCGAGGATAATAAAGGGTCAGAAAGGAGGCAGCATTTAAGTCGGAGATCGGCTGGCTGGCTGGCGACGCGTTGGTTGCTTCGTTGGTGTGGCGCGTTTGGGACAAGGAAGGAAGCGAGGAAGAATTTATGAGGGGTtgatggtgaggaggaggaggaggaggaggaggcggggggTGGAAGAAGGGATGACGGATCGTGGTGGACGGGGAGTCTGGGTGGCGGATGGCGAAGATGAAGCAGAGAGTCGGGGGAGGGAGTAGTGGGGAGTGGAGAGTATGGGTCACTGCGCTGCCGCGCGTGGATCGGTGGGGGGCGACGTGGCGCGCGGCACGCGCCCGGGTTGACCAGCGGCGGGACCCACGTCGGTGCGGGCGCGCTTCGGGCTTATGTCCGTTTTACTACAGCGCGCGTCACGCTAGACGGATGCCGCCACACCAAGTACTAGTACTAAAAATAAAGTTTTTTTCCcttggaaaagaaaagaaaagacttTGCGTGCCAAGAAGAAGCGAGGTTTTTCGAAAGTAGATAAAACGCGTGAGGTTCCGTGCTCTCCTTTTTCGCATACACGCCAGCACTCGCCTGCTGGTGCTGCACGACGGACCAAAGTTTTTTCTCTCTCGACTACCATACGAAATCTCATCCGCCGCTAGTTTTTTAAGCTTTTGCGTAGTAGTAGCAGCACAGCTGATTTTGGCTTTCGTTTCTCCAAGCGAGCGGGACAGGGGCCGCGTGGGACGGCCCAAATGGCCGGCGCCTTGCCGGAATGAAGTCGACAGCCCGTACCACACCCCGGGTTGCATTCGTCCGTTGGCCGGCGCGGCTCCCCAAAATGACCCTGCCATTCAAACGTCTGGACCACGCACCCCGCAGGCGAGTGCGGACACGAGAGAGCGTGTTGCACATGTCGGCACGCGCCGCCGCGTCGTCTTGCTATTGCCTATTGCTCCACTCCACTGCTTCACGCTCCCCCGCCCGGGCGACGACGTTGATGGGCCGTCCGGTCCGGTCCGGTCCCGTCCCGTTGACAGACATATCTCACCAACCCAGACGAGGCTCCACCGCTACAATACAGTCCCAGTGCGGCGATGCAGGTAGCGCAGGCCCGCACGTGGCACCGCAAGCCCGATCTCCCATTCTCTCTCGTCGAGATTTGCTCTTGCTCGGGGAAGAAGCCGTGCGTCCAAACAAAGGCTGGCTGGCGGGCGGTCCGGCCATGTCCAGCTGGTGAATTAAGAAGTAACTGACGGTACACCAAGTGCAGTAAACACCTGGCTCTGGCTTTGGGTGGGTGCCGAACCCACGAGTGGTTGATGCCCAGTGAGGTGCACCAGCTTGGCAGCTTCAAACGCAAGCAAAGTTGGAGTATTCGGTTTCTGGTCAGAGTTTCTAGTAGTACCCCAATAGCCAAGCTGGTCAGCCAGCCGTGACCACTTCTGTTCTTGGCTGCGTGATGGAGGGCCTTTCGGAGAGGCGAAACGGGGGAGAGACGCTCGTGTGGTTTTGGCCCCGTGCTGTGACGGTTGTGGCGTGAGAGGAACCAGGATTTCCTCCTGAATCAATCAAATCAGGCAAAAAGTTATGATCCTTTTCTCTGTACAGGGGAAACGACACGGTGGTTCGGGTTCAGAGAAGGGAACACTGGTCGAGCTAGAGCTTGGCAGCAGTGTGTGTGACGGTGTGTACAGACACAAAAACAAAAGCTTGCACCAGCCGGGAATCGAACCCGGGTCTGTACCGTGGCAGGGTACTATTCTACCACTAGACCACTGGTGCGTCGTTGAACGTGATCTCCATTTGCCGAATTAATTTAAGTTGCCAGAAGGATTCTAGGCTGTCCACGCCTAAAAGAGTAGGAATTCAATGTTCCATGTGTTAGAGCAGCTACACCCGTAACTTATAAATCCGGACCCTTGAAATCCCGCGAATGCGTCCATGCTTGTC
This region includes:
- the LOC123452633 gene encoding zinc finger A20 and AN1 domain-containing stress-associated protein 6-like isoform X1, translated to MVRQSHKVSLEMAQESWKEAEDTGVHAPEAPILCVNNCGFFGNRMTENMCSKCYRDTAKAKRMATLVENKTAAAVASSPTPLVAEMKDEASGSAKEGKQVAEEEAPKPPSNRCLSCRKKVGLTGFKCRCGDTFCSMHRYADAHDCKFDYKQAGREQIAQQNPVVKADKVTRF
- the LOC123452633 gene encoding zinc finger A20 and AN1 domain-containing stress-associated protein 6-like isoform X2, which produces MAQESWKEAEDTGVHAPEAPILCVNNCGFFGNRMTENMCSKCYRDTAKAKRMATLVENKTAAAVASSPTPLVAEMKDEASGSAKEGKQVAEEEAPKPPSNRCLSCRKKVGLTGFKCRCGDTFCSMHRYADAHDCKFDYKQAGREQIAQQNPVVKADKVTRF
- the LOC123452632 gene encoding glucan endo-1,3-beta-glucosidase 8-like yields the protein MAANLGAWLCVLAAVAVAAVLPPAADALGMNWGTQATHPLSPRIVVQMLKDNGIKKVKLFDADQATLSALAGTDIEVMVAIPNNLLDLMNEKDNAREWVRHNISRYHFDGGVNIKYVAVGNEPFLASYNGTFDKVTFPALQNIQNALNDAGFSEIKATVPLNADVYNSPSANPVPSAGRFRTDVTQLMTQMVQFLANNSAPFTVNIYPYLSLYLSADFPVDFAFFDGLATPVVDGVNTYTNVFDANFDTLVSALAAVGHGDLPIIIGEVGWPTDGDKHANNALAKRFYDGLLPRLASNTGTPLRPAQYMEVYLFGLLDEDVKSVAPGAFERHWGVLRFDGQPKFPMDLTGKGQNTMLVPAKGVKYLPRTWCVYNPNAEDKSKLVENVNYACTFADCTALGLGSTCYGMDVNGNASYAFNMYFQVQNQKDEACDFQALAVPTQTDPSTAACNFPIQIAASSTSGGRRRTRAGPLGAAALLVLALAQLLISH